From one Bacteroidota bacterium genomic stretch:
- a CDS encoding DUF1343 domain-containing protein: protein MLLQAFLAIFLFLMSSFELHAEPLTNEIIVGAERTEQYITLLKNRRVAVVANPASRVKNTHLVDTLFSLGVNVKAVFAPEHGFRGEAEAGEQVLGGTDPKTGVRVISLYGDHKKPDQNDMEGIDIVLFDLQDVGVRFYTYISTLQYIMEACAEYHVSLIILDRPNPNAHYVDGPVLKNEFRSFVGMQNIPVVYGMTIAEYALMLNGEKWLSNGVTCNLQVVKLLNWDHSKDYHLPVAPSPNLPNVASIRLYPSLCFFEGTSVSLGRGTDLPFQSYGFPENKIGDYTFIPKSIKGKAKQPLYENIVCKGNNVSVWAANNRPDKIHLQWLLETWSVYPKKENYFNSFFNKLAGNSELRKQIEDGWSEEKIRASWEKDIADFRMIRMKYLLYP, encoded by the coding sequence ATGCTGTTGCAGGCATTCTTAGCTATATTCCTATTCCTGATGTCAAGTTTTGAACTCCATGCTGAACCCCTGACGAATGAAATTATTGTTGGTGCAGAACGAACAGAACAGTATATAACGCTACTGAAGAATAGGCGAGTGGCTGTCGTGGCCAACCCTGCAAGCAGAGTGAAAAATACACATTTAGTAGATACCTTGTTTTCATTGGGAGTGAATGTTAAAGCCGTTTTCGCGCCCGAACATGGCTTCCGTGGTGAGGCCGAGGCCGGAGAGCAGGTGTTGGGTGGAACGGATCCAAAAACAGGGGTTCGTGTTATTTCACTTTATGGTGATCATAAAAAACCTGATCAAAATGATATGGAAGGGATAGACATAGTCCTTTTTGATTTGCAGGATGTCGGAGTTCGGTTTTATACCTACATAAGCACCTTGCAATATATTATGGAGGCGTGTGCAGAATATCATGTTTCTTTAATTATCCTCGACCGGCCTAATCCCAACGCACACTATGTAGATGGTCCTGTATTGAAAAATGAGTTTAGGTCATTTGTTGGTATGCAAAATATTCCTGTAGTTTATGGTATGACTATTGCAGAGTATGCATTGATGTTAAATGGTGAAAAGTGGTTAAGCAATGGAGTGACTTGTAATCTGCAAGTCGTGAAATTATTAAATTGGGATCACAGTAAAGATTATCATTTACCTGTTGCGCCCTCACCTAATTTACCTAACGTTGCGTCAATACGATTATATCCATCTCTGTGTTTCTTTGAAGGTACTTCTGTAAGCCTTGGCCGTGGTACTGACCTTCCTTTTCAAAGTTATGGTTTTCCGGAGAACAAGATTGGGGATTATACCTTCATCCCAAAAAGTATTAAGGGTAAAGCGAAGCAGCCGTTGTATGAGAATATTGTTTGCAAAGGAAACAACGTTTCAGTCTGGGCAGCCAACAACCGACCTGATAAGATACATCTGCAATGGTTGCTGGAAACGTGGAGCGTTTATCCAAAGAAGGAAAATTACTTTAATTCGTTTTTTAACAAACTTGCCGGTAACTCAGAATTAAGAAAGCAAATAGAAGACGGATGGTCTGAAGAAAAAATAAGAGCATCCTGGGAAAAAGATATTGCGGACTTCAGAATGATCAGAATGAAATATCTGTTGTATCCGTAA
- a CDS encoding fibronectin type III domain-containing protein, with product MKKLLLLISLLGVVGLTNAQTDPMEFATGTLSATQQLQSYPLPRLKPGHTLNRNFIWFDIEYFSGWQQPGVSRTQMVATAKVNNEEFYKNWNYYYMINGKIDSYGTASSYADTVTSTPGVFAAIAKRNPSYKTSAICLMNQTPLITSQNLTPDNYVRNSSGQYLDMGGNVVSGVKYFSPTAPNSTLISDGSYLKPYFQTLLNALGRPLDIMNDNGEAMYLMSLNGKVIDNDPVVKADYLNLGYPASKTTESINDYRGRKYAQQVSLYRDQFMSISPSTAYTFYGLDGQSDYRPVWPRGKAIQSKINGHHYSTGDFYLRWPDNWKAWAGAWHGLGWFADCKYFEEKAGDSLMSPFVCAGWNADETQNPRPAQYLACLKVLAAWGSEFFYTGFFNLSTPFPDAKNWGWQTVMPVYTQGIVSRYEEFLRNGTLLEGDVPRYFLTTTTLQPNNPKYLFYTGDARKLVAVRKLNGANKYVITAAQMVDANTIGNAPNSSFAKFKLGNDSIKIEFRRQGSVYIYDATNPSAKVFYQLDKWHQYEHPERWSKDFELEAELADNSSSSAKIATEVPAGTPANDYTNYTSYITFTSATPTVLQYSFNPRNQPTYYFWVRARSKNSTGGGISVGVNGQASKSIGCITDTQWKWYSVDACSGQNIKFTSLASQQYLLSLTASSSNIEIDKVLLTTNASTNLNPNQPACGTVVATVNTSGPTTFCQGGSVTLTASAGNSYTWSNGQTTQAITVSQSGSYSVSVNTGTGCAAVSAPVAVTVNASTPATISNSGPTNFCQGGNVTLTASSGNAYNWSNGQTTQSITVSQSGSYSVSVNTGNGCTAVSAPVNVSVTSAIPATVTSSGPLTFCQGGNVTLTASTGASFTWSNGLTSPSITVSSSGTYSVVVANSNGCTSASNPVNVSVAALPTPAITVNGPTTLNIGQSTILTASNASSYLWQPGGQTTASITVSTPGNYSVRVTNAAGCTATSSAVTISQVNTPSPVLIQVIGSTSFCVGGAVGLTANGGTNYLWAPGGQTTATISANQAGTYYVYSRDNNGNVLTTDSVTLRVHPKPMDPSISITYIPNTAFQLNAYEPSAVSYRWSSGANAATINVIQPKLMSVTATNAFGCTSGATSILTGSVTPRTCITPNMLTSYNISDTTAMLGWNPAITGERFIIRYWIPGTSNIMVKEVGGSISSWRINNLIPGTTYNWTLENLCISGSYMSTTSSFKTLGTPLFCGSTPQHLRSESITTQRATVRWYTTTADSFMVRYRPVGTSTYFFRNIQGSMNSTGIQLINLLTNTNYEWQVNSTCSGFTSPYSQTQFFKTLDTCGFMGNVSATNITASTARIVWSNINSMDTIRIRYTRINTGVEHNTYFNATGQSGSYELRGLKPGSTYSVEVRGRCGGTAGAWTSPVLFNTTNITTREDASNPFFLNGYPNPVNDILFYSFITDKNEDYTVKVCDMAGRELIQEVRNSFTGENVEEIPVQGFAKGAYLLILQQGTQRSNFRFSVQ from the coding sequence ATGAAAAAATTACTACTATTGATTTCATTACTGGGTGTAGTGGGATTAACCAACGCTCAAACGGATCCGATGGAGTTCGCCACCGGGACGTTATCAGCAACGCAACAGTTACAATCGTATCCGTTGCCTCGACTGAAACCCGGGCACACCCTGAATCGAAATTTCATTTGGTTCGATATTGAATATTTCTCCGGTTGGCAGCAACCCGGAGTATCTCGCACTCAAATGGTAGCTACAGCGAAAGTCAATAATGAGGAATTCTACAAAAACTGGAATTACTATTATATGATTAACGGGAAGATTGATTCCTATGGAACAGCCAGCTCATATGCCGACACTGTTACGTCTACACCGGGAGTATTTGCAGCCATTGCAAAAAGAAATCCTTCTTATAAAACTTCCGCAATATGTTTGATGAATCAAACTCCACTTATCACCAGTCAAAATCTAACGCCGGATAATTATGTAAGAAACTCCAGCGGTCAATACCTTGACATGGGTGGAAACGTAGTAAGTGGGGTTAAATACTTTTCGCCTACTGCCCCTAACTCTACACTCATTTCAGATGGCAGTTATTTGAAGCCCTATTTTCAAACTTTATTAAATGCATTAGGAAGACCTCTCGATATCATGAATGATAACGGAGAGGCGATGTACTTAATGAGTCTTAATGGAAAAGTTATTGATAATGATCCTGTAGTTAAGGCCGATTATCTGAATTTAGGATATCCTGCAAGTAAAACTACAGAATCAATAAATGATTATCGCGGTCGCAAATATGCACAACAAGTAAGTCTTTATCGTGATCAATTTATGTCTATCAGTCCAAGTACTGCATACACATTCTACGGACTTGACGGGCAATCGGATTATCGCCCGGTATGGCCAAGGGGTAAAGCGATTCAATCCAAGATCAATGGTCATCACTATTCAACAGGTGATTTCTATTTACGTTGGCCGGATAACTGGAAGGCATGGGCAGGAGCATGGCATGGACTTGGTTGGTTTGCAGATTGCAAATACTTTGAAGAGAAAGCCGGCGATAGTTTAATGTCACCTTTTGTTTGTGCCGGTTGGAATGCTGATGAAACACAAAACCCACGTCCTGCTCAATATCTTGCCTGCCTTAAAGTACTTGCAGCCTGGGGATCGGAATTCTTCTATACCGGATTTTTCAATCTTTCAACGCCTTTTCCTGATGCCAAAAACTGGGGATGGCAAACAGTAATGCCGGTTTATACTCAAGGAATTGTTTCCCGCTATGAAGAATTTTTACGTAATGGAACTTTGCTGGAAGGTGATGTACCAAGATATTTCCTTACTACTACTACATTACAGCCAAATAATCCTAAATACCTCTTTTATACCGGTGATGCAAGAAAACTTGTGGCGGTACGCAAATTAAATGGTGCAAATAAATATGTGATTACAGCTGCTCAAATGGTGGATGCCAATACAATAGGCAATGCGCCAAATTCAAGCTTCGCGAAGTTCAAATTAGGTAATGATTCCATCAAAATAGAATTCAGAAGACAGGGCTCCGTATATATATACGATGCAACCAACCCATCAGCAAAAGTGTTTTATCAATTAGACAAATGGCATCAATATGAACATCCTGAAAGATGGAGTAAGGATTTTGAATTGGAGGCTGAACTTGCTGACAACTCTTCTTCATCTGCGAAAATTGCCACTGAAGTACCCGCTGGAACACCGGCAAACGACTATACCAACTATACTTCTTATATTACATTCACCTCTGCTACTCCTACCGTTCTGCAATACTCGTTTAATCCACGTAATCAGCCCACCTATTACTTCTGGGTTCGTGCCCGCAGCAAGAACAGTACCGGTGGTGGCATAAGTGTAGGTGTGAATGGACAGGCTTCTAAAAGTATCGGCTGTATTACAGATACACAATGGAAGTGGTACAGTGTTGATGCTTGCAGCGGACAAAATATTAAATTTACCAGTCTCGCAAGCCAACAATACCTTTTATCTCTTACTGCCAGCTCTTCGAACATTGAGATTGACAAAGTTCTTCTTACCACAAATGCCAGTACAAATTTGAATCCGAATCAACCCGCTTGCGGAACTGTAGTTGCTACTGTAAACACTTCCGGTCCTACTACATTCTGTCAGGGTGGTTCTGTTACGCTTACAGCATCTGCAGGCAATTCCTATACCTGGTCTAATGGTCAAACAACACAAGCCATTACTGTTTCGCAAAGTGGTTCCTATTCCGTTTCTGTAAACACAGGTACAGGATGTGCTGCAGTATCTGCACCTGTGGCTGTAACAGTAAATGCAAGTACACCGGCAACGATCTCAAATAGCGGCCCGACAAACTTTTGTCAGGGCGGAAATGTAACATTAACTGCATCTTCAGGCAATGCTTATAACTGGTCGAATGGACAAACCACTCAGTCCATCACCGTTTCACAAAGCGGATCTTATTCTGTTTCTGTAAATACAGGCAATGGTTGTACCGCTGTATCTGCGCCAGTAAATGTTTCTGTCACTTCAGCAATACCTGCAACTGTAACAAGCAGCGGACCTCTGACTTTCTGTCAAGGAGGAAATGTCACACTCACTGCAAGTACAGGTGCTTCATTTACCTGGTCGAATGGTCTTACCTCACCAAGTATTACAGTATCCTCCAGCGGGACCTATAGTGTTGTTGTTGCCAACTCTAACGGATGCACCTCAGCTTCAAACCCGGTGAACGTAAGCGTGGCAGCATTGCCTACTCCTGCCATTACCGTTAACGGTCCTACTACATTGAATATTGGTCAAAGCACTATTCTTACCGCTTCAAATGCGAGCTCCTATTTATGGCAGCCTGGTGGACAAACAACAGCTTCTATCACAGTTTCGACTCCGGGAAATTATTCAGTAAGAGTAACCAATGCGGCAGGTTGTACAGCAACGAGCAGTGCGGTTACCATCAGCCAGGTTAATACACCAAGCCCCGTACTTATTCAGGTAATTGGAAGCACGAGTTTTTGCGTTGGAGGAGCAGTTGGATTAACTGCAAATGGTGGAACAAACTACTTATGGGCCCCGGGTGGCCAAACAACGGCTACTATTTCCGCAAATCAAGCCGGCACCTACTATGTATACTCAAGGGATAATAATGGCAATGTACTCACTACCGACTCGGTGACTTTGCGAGTTCATCCAAAACCAATGGACCCTTCGATTTCTATCACTTACATACCAAATACTGCATTTCAGTTGAATGCATATGAGCCATCAGCAGTATCCTATCGTTGGTCAAGTGGAGCAAATGCAGCAACCATTAATGTCATCCAACCTAAATTAATGAGCGTGACGGCAACAAATGCATTTGGCTGTACTTCAGGAGCAACATCAATACTGACAGGATCCGTTACTCCAAGAACCTGTATCACTCCGAACATGTTGACCTCCTACAATATCAGTGATACTACTGCAATGCTTGGTTGGAATCCTGCTATAACCGGTGAGCGATTTATTATCCGCTACTGGATACCGGGTACATCGAATATAATGGTGAAAGAAGTTGGTGGTAGTATTTCAAGCTGGAGAATCAACAACTTGATTCCGGGCACAACATACAACTGGACATTAGAAAACTTATGTATCTCCGGATCTTATATGAGTACAACTTCCAGTTTCAAAACATTAGGGACTCCCTTGTTCTGCGGTTCAACACCACAACATCTCCGGAGTGAAAGCATTACTACGCAACGTGCCACAGTAAGATGGTATACGACTACAGCAGATTCATTCATGGTTCGCTACAGACCCGTTGGAACAAGTACTTACTTCTTCCGAAATATTCAAGGAAGTATGAATTCAACCGGTATTCAACTTATAAATCTGTTAACAAATACGAATTACGAATGGCAAGTGAACAGTACTTGTAGTGGCTTCACTAGCCCCTATTCCCAAACTCAATTCTTCAAGACACTTGACACTTGTGGGTTTATGGGAAATGTGAGTGCAACCAATATTACTGCATCAACTGCAAGAATTGTATGGAGTAATATCAACTCCATGGATACTATTCGCATCCGTTACACACGAATAAATACAGGAGTAGAACATAACACATACTTCAATGCAACCGGTCAAAGCGGTTCATATGAATTAAGAGGTCTTAAACCCGGCTCAACCTATAGTGTTGAAGTCAGAGGCAGATGTGGCGGAACAGCCGGTGCCTGGACATCCCCGGTACTATTTAACACTACAAATATTACCACACGTGAAGATGCATCAAACCCCTTCTTCCTGAATGGGTATCCGAACCCTGTAAATGACATCCTCTTCTATTCATTCATCACTGATAAAAACGAGGACTATACGGTAAAAGTTTGTGATATGGCGGGTCGTGAATTAATACAGGAAGTACGAAATTCATTCACCGGCGAAAATGTGGAAGAAATACCGGTACAAGGATTTGCAAAAGGAGCTTATCTATTAATTCTGCAGCAAGGAACACAACGCAGCAATTTCAGATTTAGCGTACAATAA
- a CDS encoding T9SS type A sorting domain-containing protein has protein sequence MKKLLLIISILSTVGLVNAQTDPLEYATGNLTAQQQLFSYPLPRFQPGHTMNRNFNWFDIAYFSRWGQTGVLRPQMVIDAKTNNMEFYKNWNYYYVISPNITSYGNPYDYIDTIQSLPGAFVNVAKRDPSIKTSAICLMNQIPGNVNSANLAPSNYIRNSSGQYLDLSGNVITSGKYFSPAAPGALLQQDGAYLKNYLSNLVNALGRPLDVLNDNGESLRLISLNGGVVNNDPTVLADYNALGFPATKTATSINNYRGQKYTQFMQLYRNEFMSASPQTAYTYYGLDGQSDYRPVWSKSKFIQSKINGRYYPTGDLYVRWPNNWKAWAGAWHGLGWFADCKYFELQQGDSLMSPFCTAGWNADETQNVRPAQYLSLLKILSAWGSEFFYPAYFSLSTPFQDSKNWGWQTVMPVYAQAVTSRWENYLKHGVLLEGDVPRYFLTNTTLQPDNPKYLFYTGDSRQLVAVRKLNGANKYVITAAQMVDANTVGNAPMVSYGKFKLGNDSIKLEFRRQGSVYIYDASNTSAKVFYQLDRWHQYEHPERWSKDFVLEAEVFDNTPNGFSIKTEVPAGTAANDYSNFTSFLSFTNLNGVEYNINPRGTSGVNHYVWVRARSANGGTSGFSVKLDNGQTNTVPCVKGNTWTWYRYDGSTGQQITYNSLTPGNHKITITPTNATLEIDQIIITQNSGNIQSPFATPCSASASATITPSGATTFCTGGSVTLTANSGTSYAWSNGATTQSITVSTSGNYTVTVNSGAGSATSPITTVTVAAVTPSIITASGSTSLCSGGSVTLTANTGTAYVWSTGSTAQTITVNTSGNYKVIVTQSNGCTSASAVTSVTVGSAPTPTISANGSTTLCAGGSVVLTASSGTAYLWSNGATTNAITASTAGNYTVRVTQSNGCSATSAVTAVTIGSAPTPTISASGPTTLCTGGNVTLTASTGTAYLWSNGATTNSITTSSAGNYSVRVTQSGGCSATSAITTVSIGAATTPTISASGPTTFCSGGNVTLTASTGTAYLWSNGATTNAITVSSPGNYTVRVTQSGGCSATSAITTVSIGSATTPTISASGPTTFCSGGNVTLTASTGTAYLWSNGATTNAITVSSAGSYTVRVTQSGGCSATSGATTITIGSAPTPTISANGPTSFCSGGSVTLTASSGTAYLWSNGATTNSINVTAAGNYTVRVSQTGGCSATSAATTITIGTGNAPTPTINAGGSLTFCQGGSVTLNASSGTAYLWSNGATTQSISATTGGNYTVRVTQSGGCFATSSATTVTVRPSPTFTVTPNGPLNFCQGGNVTFNVTNSNATFYIWYKNNNLAYWGTRNYYTASSAGVYKLRAYLGLCSTYSNSFNVTVPCREGEVLAGEPMFIAYPNPFSNNTTFAFELAQASEVSIRLFDATGKLIDVILEKSMVSEGETRIDYATTHLSNGIYMAEIITPEATKRIKLVSTK, from the coding sequence ATGAAAAAACTGCTCCTGATAATCTCCATTCTTAGCACGGTGGGATTAGTGAATGCTCAAACGGATCCGCTGGAATATGCCACCGGAAACCTTACTGCTCAACAGCAACTTTTCTCATATCCGCTTCCACGTTTCCAGCCGGGTCATACCATGAACCGCAATTTTAACTGGTTCGATATCGCCTATTTTTCACGTTGGGGTCAAACCGGTGTTCTTCGTCCTCAAATGGTAATTGATGCGAAGACAAACAATATGGAATTTTATAAGAACTGGAACTATTACTATGTTATTAGTCCGAATATTACCTCTTATGGCAACCCGTATGATTATATTGACACCATTCAATCACTACCGGGCGCATTTGTTAATGTTGCTAAAAGAGACCCCTCTATAAAAACATCTGCAATCTGTTTGATGAATCAGATTCCAGGAAATGTAAACAGTGCAAACCTTGCTCCAAGTAACTACATCAGAAACTCAAGTGGTCAATATCTGGATCTGAGCGGAAATGTAATTACTTCCGGTAAATATTTTTCGCCTGCAGCTCCCGGTGCTTTATTACAACAGGATGGTGCGTATCTAAAAAACTATTTAAGTAATTTAGTGAATGCATTGGGACGACCACTTGACGTATTAAATGACAATGGAGAATCTTTGCGTCTTATCAGCCTTAACGGCGGTGTAGTGAACAATGACCCAACTGTTCTTGCCGACTACAATGCACTTGGATTTCCCGCTACCAAAACTGCCACTTCTATCAATAACTATCGTGGACAAAAGTACACTCAGTTTATGCAGCTTTATCGCAACGAGTTTATGTCTGCTAGTCCACAAACTGCTTACACATATTATGGATTAGATGGTCAATCGGATTATCGTCCGGTATGGTCAAAAAGTAAATTTATTCAATCAAAGATCAATGGAAGATATTATCCAACCGGTGATCTATATGTAAGATGGCCAAATAACTGGAAAGCATGGGCCGGTGCATGGCATGGACTGGGATGGTTTGCTGATTGCAAATATTTTGAATTGCAACAGGGAGATAGCTTAATGTCGCCATTTTGTACAGCCGGATGGAATGCAGATGAAACCCAAAATGTAAGACCTGCACAATATCTTTCCTTATTGAAAATTCTTTCTGCATGGGGATCCGAATTCTTCTACCCTGCCTATTTCTCTCTCTCCACACCTTTCCAGGATTCAAAAAACTGGGGATGGCAAACGGTAATGCCGGTATATGCTCAGGCGGTCACATCCAGATGGGAAAACTACCTTAAACATGGAGTTCTATTAGAGGGAGATGTTCCAAGATACTTCTTAACGAACACCACCTTACAACCGGATAATCCGAAATATCTGTTTTATACCGGTGACAGCAGACAACTTGTTGCTGTACGAAAACTAAATGGCGCAAATAAATATGTCATTACAGCTGCACAAATGGTAGATGCAAATACTGTAGGTAATGCTCCAATGGTCAGTTATGGGAAATTTAAATTAGGAAATGATTCCATAAAATTAGAATTCAGAAGACAAGGTTCAGTTTATATTTATGATGCAAGTAATACTTCTGCAAAAGTATTTTATCAATTAGATCGCTGGCATCAGTATGAGCATCCTGAAAGATGGTCAAAAGATTTCGTGCTGGAAGCTGAAGTATTTGATAATACTCCTAATGGATTCAGCATAAAGACAGAAGTGCCTGCAGGAACCGCCGCAAATGATTATTCCAACTTCACTTCATTCCTTTCTTTCACCAACTTAAATGGTGTTGAATACAATATCAATCCAAGAGGTACAAGCGGCGTGAATCATTATGTATGGGTTCGTGCAAGAAGTGCTAACGGTGGAACCAGTGGATTTTCTGTGAAACTTGACAATGGCCAAACGAATACTGTTCCTTGTGTTAAAGGAAATACATGGACATGGTATCGCTATGATGGATCTACCGGACAGCAAATTACTTACAATAGCTTAACACCTGGTAATCATAAAATCACCATCACACCTACAAATGCAACACTTGAAATTGATCAGATAATCATCACTCAAAACTCAGGTAATATTCAATCTCCTTTTGCTACCCCATGTTCTGCATCTGCAAGCGCAACAATTACACCAAGCGGAGCCACTACTTTTTGTACCGGAGGATCAGTTACATTGACTGCAAATTCAGGCACTTCTTATGCATGGTCGAATGGAGCAACAACACAATCTATTACTGTTTCTACTTCGGGCAACTATACCGTAACTGTAAATTCAGGTGCCGGCTCAGCTACTTCACCTATAACTACAGTTACGGTGGCTGCAGTAACGCCTTCAATCATTACGGCCAGCGGATCTACATCGCTTTGCAGTGGAGGTAGTGTTACTTTGACTGCTAATACCGGAACTGCTTATGTATGGTCTACAGGTTCAACTGCTCAAACCATAACAGTAAATACTTCAGGAAACTATAAAGTTATAGTAACTCAAAGTAATGGTTGCACCTCCGCATCTGCAGTAACAAGTGTGACAGTGGGCTCCGCTCCTACTCCAACGATAAGCGCAAATGGTTCTACTACTCTGTGTGCCGGAGGAAGTGTAGTGTTAACGGCCAGTTCAGGAACTGCATATCTTTGGTCTAACGGCGCGACTACAAATGCTATTACCGCGAGCACTGCGGGCAATTATACAGTGAGAGTTACTCAATCCAATGGATGTTCTGCAACCTCAGCAGTTACTGCAGTTACGATAGGAAGTGCACCTACCCCTACCATTTCTGCAAGCGGCCCAACTACATTATGCACCGGTGGTAATGTTACTTTGACAGCAAGTACCGGAACAGCTTATTTATGGTCTAATGGAGCTACAACAAATTCCATTACCACATCTTCTGCCGGTAACTATAGTGTTCGAGTTACTCAAAGCGGTGGTTGTTCTGCAACGTCTGCAATTACTACTGTGTCCATTGGAGCTGCAACCACTCCAACAATATCAGCAAGCGGACCTACCACCTTCTGTTCAGGAGGCAATGTAACATTAACAGCCAGCACCGGCACTGCCTACTTATGGTCCAATGGTGCTACAACAAATGCTATCACTGTTTCTTCCCCCGGAAATTATACTGTAAGAGTTACGCAAAGTGGTGGTTGTTCTGCAACGTCTGCTATAACCACAGTTTCGATTGGATCCGCAACCACTCCAACAATATCAGCAAGCGGACCTACCACCTTCTGTTCAGGAGGCAATGTAACATTAACAGCCAGCACCGGCACTGCCTACTTATGGTCCAATGGTGCTACAACAAATGCTATCACTGTTTCTTCCGCCGGAAGTTATACTGTAAGAGTTACGCAAAGTGGTGGTTGTTCAGCTACCTCTGGCGCGACTACGATTACTATCGGTTCTGCCCCTACTCCAACAATTTCTGCTAACGGACCGACATCTTTTTGTTCAGGTGGCAGTGTAACATTAACTGCAAGCAGCGGCACGGCTTACCTGTGGTCCAATGGTGCGACAACAAATTCCATCAATGTGACTGCGGCAGGTAATTACACCGTACGTGTTTCTCAAACCGGTGGTTGTTCAGCAACTTCAGCAGCAACAACAATCACTATTGGCACAGGGAATGCACCAACTCCAACAATTAATGCAGGTGGATCATTAACATTCTGTCAAGGTGGAAGTGTAACATTAAATGCAAGTTCAGGAACTGCTTACCTATGGTCAAATGGAGCGACGACTCAATCAATTTCTGCAACAACAGGTGGAAATTACACGGTGAGGGTTACTCAATCAGGAGGCTGTTTTGCCACATCCTCGGCAACTACGGTAACAGTCAGACCATCGCCAACATTCACAGTTACACCAAACGGTCCATTAAATTTCTGTCAGGGTGGTAACGTAACCTTTAATGTCACTAACTCGAACGCCACCTTCTATATCTGGTATAAGAATAACAATTTAGCGTATTGGGGAACCAGAAATTATTATACAGCATCATCAGCGGGAGTTTATAAATTGCGAGCCTACCTGGGACTGTGCAGCACCTATTCCAATTCATTTAATGTAACTGTACCTTGCAGAGAAGGTGAAGTACTTGCAGGAGAGCCGATGTTCATCGCCTATCCGAATCCGTTCAGTAATAACACAACTTTTGCTTTTGAACTTGCTCAAGCATCAGAAGTATCTATCCGATTGTTTGATGCCACCGGAAAATTAATTGATGTTATCCTTGAGAAATCAATGGTGAGTGAGGGGGAAACAAGAATTGATTATGCCACAACTCACCTTTCAAATGGTATCTATATGGCAGAAATTATTACTCCGGAAGCAACCAAGCGAATCAAATTGGTTTCGACGAAATAA
- a CDS encoding gliding motility-associated C-terminal domain-containing protein, producing the protein MQQSNHYICMKSFVLLFLMLCVTKSSDAQVSLSRKYRVIAYKTGQPLVFSISNEVEIIPAMSLYIPNTFTPNGDGLNDTFGVAGEAIKDFRMQIFNRWGQLIFETSNSNERWDGTYGGQKVPMGTYVYKVSAGSPNGQRQNKEGNLNVIL; encoded by the coding sequence ATGCAACAATCAAATCATTATATATGCATGAAAAGCTTTGTACTGCTATTTCTAATGCTCTGCGTCACCAAAAGCTCTGATGCACAGGTTTCCTTAAGTCGTAAATATCGAGTCATTGCTTATAAAACGGGACAACCATTGGTATTTAGTATTTCTAATGAAGTGGAAATAATTCCAGCTATGAGTCTTTATATTCCAAACACCTTCACTCCAAATGGTGATGGCCTCAACGATACTTTTGGAGTTGCAGGAGAAGCCATAAAGGACTTCCGAATGCAAATCTTTAACCGATGGGGGCAATTGATATTTGAAACTTCAAATAGTAATGAGCGTTGGGATGGAACATATGGAGGTCAAAAGGTCCCAATGGGTACATATGTTTACAAAGTTTCCGCAGGCAGCCCTAATGGCCAGCGCCAAAACAAAGAGGGGAACTTGAACGTAATTTTATAA
- a CDS encoding chromophore lyase CpcT/CpeT: MKSMFAPKFAVAVGLLIVFGFKSERVNAQEVLVNQLADWLSGSFNSKEQSLKDTSYYHINLEIVRIWPERLDGIWLYVEQAMAENMEKPYRQRAYRLTQTEKNTFESAIYTFNDPVRFAGHPELINKLPIDSINKKEGCSVFLSWNIEENSFIGKTGERTCPSELRGRAMQHLK; the protein is encoded by the coding sequence ATGAAAAGTATGTTTGCTCCTAAATTTGCGGTTGCTGTTGGATTGCTAATCGTCTTTGGTTTTAAATCTGAACGGGTAAATGCTCAGGAAGTTTTGGTGAATCAACTGGCTGACTGGTTATCCGGTTCTTTTAATAGTAAAGAACAGTCATTAAAGGACACTTCGTATTATCATATAAATCTGGAAATAGTACGGATATGGCCGGAAAGGCTGGATGGGATATGGTTATATGTAGAACAGGCAATGGCTGAAAATATGGAAAAACCCTATCGGCAAAGGGCTTACAGACTCACCCAAACGGAAAAAAATACCTTTGAAAGTGCGATTTACACTTTCAATGATCCTGTGAGATTTGCCGGTCATCCTGAGCTGATCAATAAACTTCCAATTGACAGTATTAATAAAAAAGAGGGCTGTTCGGTTTTTTTATCCTGGAATATCGAGGAGAACTCCTTTATCGGTAAAACCGGTGAACGCACTTGCCCCAGCGAATTGCGGGGGCGAGCTATGCAACATCTGAAGTGA